A window from Desulfovibrio desulfuricans encodes these proteins:
- a CDS encoding class I SAM-dependent methyltransferase — translation MTMPTSLPLDCEELPIYPMPTANQLRMVEESGLFDETWYRRCYLMGRTATMPPLVHYMQFGPRKGYQPNRHFMPLNYLRFHPEALTQNINPLLHYIQNFRQVTELSSQTDIDFHQIYHCGGFGGNESCSGTGSSLRQTATLRPELQKIFLKYTIKSVLDVPCGDCNWISAMDFTGITYTGGDIVEDLIENNKIKLGRGFSFLVLDLCRGPLPAADMLLTRDCFVHLSFEEIFKALATIKNSDINYFAATTFTNCTKNYDLDQITRWRPLNLCLPPFNLPAPSDLINENCTENAGQYQDKCLAIWEVTQL, via the coding sequence ATGACCATGCCAACATCCCTGCCGCTTGATTGCGAAGAACTGCCAATTTACCCCATGCCCACTGCAAATCAATTGCGCATGGTGGAAGAAAGCGGCCTGTTTGACGAGACATGGTACCGCCGTTGCTACCTGATGGGCAGAACCGCCACCATGCCCCCGCTTGTGCATTATATGCAGTTTGGACCGCGCAAGGGCTATCAGCCAAACAGACACTTCATGCCGCTGAACTATCTGAGATTTCACCCGGAAGCACTGACGCAAAACATCAATCCGCTGCTGCACTATATACAAAACTTCAGACAGGTGACCGAACTGTCATCGCAAACAGATATTGATTTTCACCAGATTTACCATTGCGGCGGATTTGGTGGGAATGAAAGCTGCTCAGGCACAGGGTCATCACTACGGCAAACTGCAACATTGCGCCCAGAGCTGCAAAAAATCTTTCTCAAATATACTATCAAAAGTGTTTTGGACGTTCCCTGTGGCGACTGCAATTGGATTTCTGCAATGGATTTTACAGGTATCACATATACCGGAGGAGATATCGTTGAGGATTTGATAGAGAACAATAAAATTAAATTGGGCAGAGGGTTTTCATTCCTGGTGCTTGATTTGTGCCGTGGGCCGCTGCCAGCAGCAGACATGCTGCTGACACGAGACTGCTTTGTGCATTTGAGCTTTGAGGAAATTTTTAAGGCTCTGGCCACCATAAAGAACAGTGACATCAACTATTTTGCCGCCACAACATTTACCAATTGCACAAAAAATTACGATCTGGACCAGATCACCCGCTGGCGCCCCTTGAACCTGTGCCTGCCGCCCTTCAACCTCCCCGCCCCTTCTGACCTGATCAACGAAAACTGTACGGAGAATGCCGGTCAGTACCAGGACAAATGTCTGGCAATATGGGAAGTGACGCAACTGTAG
- a CDS encoding RICIN domain-containing protein, which translates to MKNIQKVMKKISGIAACSSLAILLTASLILPQVALAAVIADGDYLIQMADSDLAVVSSGMTVRERVTLGQNEQAGIWRFEHLANDNYKIIAPKLAMVLDSSESKKYNGVPTIIFPWHGAKNQRWKVIEKGELYKLINQETGLALDLKGNVQRVGTVFQGYTENASRGQLFRLTPMGRQSPPTKARDGQEKEPLVKSFSNGPAGQ; encoded by the coding sequence ATGAAGAACATCCAGAAAGTCATGAAAAAAATTTCAGGCATCGCCGCATGCTCTAGCCTGGCGATACTGCTGACCGCCTCCCTTATTCTTCCGCAGGTTGCCCTTGCCGCTGTAATTGCGGATGGCGACTACCTCATTCAGATGGCAGACAGCGATCTGGCAGTAGTTTCCAGCGGCATGACCGTGAGGGAGCGGGTTACACTCGGACAGAACGAGCAGGCGGGCATCTGGCGCTTTGAGCACCTCGCCAACGACAACTACAAAATTATTGCGCCCAAGCTGGCAATGGTTCTGGATTCATCTGAAAGCAAAAAATACAATGGAGTTCCCACCATCATATTTCCTTGGCATGGCGCCAAAAATCAGCGATGGAAGGTCATTGAAAAAGGGGAATTATACAAGCTTATCAATCAGGAAACAGGCCTCGCCCTTGACCTTAAAGGCAATGTGCAACGCGTGGGAACGGTTTTTCAGGGATACACGGAGAACGCATCACGCGGGCAGCTCTTCCGCCTGACGCCAATGGGCAGACAAAGCCCGCCAACAAAGGCGCGCGACGGTCAAGAAAAGGAACCGCTTGTTAAATCATTCAGCAACGGGCCTGCGGGGCAGTAG
- a CDS encoding methyl-accepting chemotaxis protein: MSKISTMQKLFGLSLLLSLFTVGVGAFSVRELSNISNDVDELYSIHMRGLDIARSINISVLRIVREEKNLIISTTDEESKKQLKSLADEYAVLDNYLGEIKKYFVSAEGQAILSKMSGVVKEWRDVHNKTVELGKTTDPAMKAKAQEMSLTTGREKTRNLAATIQDVVNTKIAYAQKVSQQSKADFILARNITMAGVVVSLLLGLGLGYLLARNMLHQLGDEPASLADLALRIAGGDLNAQFNPSRKEIGVFGAMKQMVAALKGKIAEADQKSQEAREESERAQQATLEAEAARKQAERAKAEGMLQAARQLEGVVEIVTSASEELSAQIEQSSRGADEQSSRVRETATAMEEMNATVLEVAKNAQQAADVSSQAQTQALEGAKIVSDAVKGIESVHEQSLSIMEDMNALGQQAEGIGQIMSVIADIADQTNLLALNAAIEAARAGDAGRGFAVVADEVRKLAEKTMTATQEVGQAIRGIQEGTKKNIDNVDKSAESIEEATKLSIRSGESLKQILENVHLVNDQVQSIATASEQQSAASEEINHSVEQVATISSETAQAMEQAAKAVADLAQQSQVLQGLIRDMKNQG, encoded by the coding sequence ATGTCTAAAATTTCAACTATGCAAAAACTGTTTGGGTTAAGTTTGTTGCTTTCATTATTTACAGTTGGCGTAGGAGCATTTAGCGTAAGGGAATTGAGCAATATATCTAATGATGTTGATGAGCTGTATTCAATTCATATGCGAGGGCTTGATATAGCGAGATCCATAAACATCAGCGTGCTGCGTATTGTCCGTGAAGAAAAAAACCTCATCATAAGTACCACGGACGAAGAAAGCAAAAAACAGCTCAAATCGCTTGCGGATGAATACGCTGTTCTTGATAACTATCTTGGGGAAATAAAAAAATATTTTGTTTCAGCAGAGGGGCAAGCGATCCTTTCAAAGATGTCTGGCGTGGTCAAGGAGTGGCGGGACGTTCACAATAAGACAGTCGAGTTGGGAAAAACCACAGACCCGGCTATGAAAGCCAAGGCGCAAGAGATGTCCTTGACTACAGGCAGAGAAAAAACGCGCAATCTTGCAGCGACGATTCAGGATGTTGTTAATACAAAGATTGCTTATGCCCAGAAAGTCAGCCAGCAAAGCAAGGCGGATTTTATACTAGCCAGAAATATTACCATGGCGGGGGTTGTGGTGTCCTTGCTGCTTGGCCTTGGCCTTGGCTACCTGCTTGCCCGCAATATGCTCCACCAGCTTGGTGATGAACCTGCATCGCTTGCTGACCTTGCCCTGCGCATCGCTGGCGGCGACCTGAACGCGCAGTTTAATCCCAGCCGGAAAGAAATTGGCGTTTTTGGCGCCATGAAGCAAATGGTTGCAGCCCTCAAGGGAAAAATAGCCGAGGCCGATCAAAAGAGTCAGGAAGCCAGAGAAGAATCTGAACGCGCCCAGCAGGCCACCCTTGAGGCAGAAGCAGCACGGAAGCAGGCGGAACGAGCCAAGGCAGAGGGCATGCTGCAGGCGGCCCGGCAGCTCGAGGGCGTTGTTGAAATAGTCACCTCTGCATCGGAGGAGCTGTCTGCCCAGATTGAGCAGTCCAGCCGTGGGGCGGACGAACAGTCGAGCCGTGTGCGGGAAACAGCTACGGCTATGGAAGAAATGAACGCCACCGTGCTTGAGGTGGCAAAAAATGCGCAGCAGGCGGCGGACGTCTCCAGTCAGGCGCAGACGCAGGCGCTTGAAGGCGCAAAAATAGTCAGTGATGCCGTCAAGGGCATAGAATCTGTGCATGAACAGTCGCTGTCCATCATGGAAGATATGAACGCTCTGGGCCAGCAGGCAGAAGGTATCGGCCAGATTATGAGTGTTATCGCCGATATTGCCGACCAGACAAACCTCCTGGCGCTCAATGCCGCCATTGAAGCTGCACGGGCCGGTGATGCAGGGCGCGGATTTGCCGTGGTGGCCGATGAAGTGCGCAAGCTTGCTGAAAAAACCATGACTGCAACGCAAGAAGTGGGGCAGGCCATCAGAGGTATTCAGGAAGGCACAAAAAAGAATATTGATAATGTGGATAAGTCTGCAGAATCCATCGAAGAAGCCACAAAACTTTCAATCCGTTCCGGCGAATCGCTGAAGCAGATTCTGGAAAATGTGCACCTGGTCAACGATCAGGTGCAGTCCATAGCCACGGCCAGCGAACAACAGTCGGCAGCCAGCGAGGAGATCAATCATTCGGTGGAGCAGGTTGCCACAATTTCGTCAGAAACAGCGCAGGCCATGGAGCAGGCGGCAAAGGCAGTGGCGGATTTGGCACAGCAATCTCAGGTACTTCAGGGGCTTATCCGCGACATGAAAAATCAGGGTTAG
- the murA gene encoding UDP-N-acetylglucosamine 1-carboxyvinyltransferase: MDKLVIEGGVPLTGGIEVSGSKNAALPILFACILLSEPVTITNVPNLRDIHTTIKLLNMLGCTCEYNDHRVQVQPGNLLPEAPYDLVRTMRASVLCLGPLLARIGQARVALPGGCAIGARPVDQHLKGLEQMGASFQLEEGYIIGRCRQLKGAHISFDMPTVGGTENLLMAAALADGETVLENAAREPEIVDLANFLRACGAKIEGHGTSVIRIQGVTSLHDGEYPVMPDRIEAGTFLVAAGITGGELMLRNCPFKDLEAVILKLRSMGMEITNTPEGVLARCAGPLRGTDVKTQPYPGFPTDMQAQLMALMCLAEGASVVEESIFENRFMHVLELMRMGAQIKVSGHTAMVRGVQKLTGAPVMASDLRASASLVLAGLAAKGVTEVRRIYHLDRGYESIEHKLNAVGARIRREKE, encoded by the coding sequence ATGGACAAACTGGTTATTGAAGGCGGCGTTCCGCTTACTGGCGGCATTGAGGTCAGCGGCTCCAAAAATGCGGCCTTGCCCATTCTTTTTGCCTGCATTCTGCTGTCAGAGCCGGTCACCATCACCAATGTGCCCAACCTGCGCGATATACATACCACAATCAAGCTCCTGAACATGTTGGGCTGCACCTGCGAATACAACGATCATCGGGTACAGGTGCAGCCCGGCAATTTACTGCCGGAAGCTCCATATGACCTGGTGCGCACCATGCGCGCCTCTGTTCTGTGCCTCGGCCCGCTGCTGGCCCGCATAGGTCAGGCGCGTGTGGCCCTGCCCGGCGGCTGCGCCATTGGGGCGCGCCCCGTAGACCAGCACCTCAAGGGTCTGGAGCAGATGGGCGCCAGCTTTCAGCTTGAAGAAGGTTATATCATTGGCCGCTGCCGCCAGCTCAAGGGCGCGCACATATCTTTTGACATGCCCACAGTGGGCGGCACGGAAAACCTGCTCATGGCCGCAGCTCTTGCAGATGGCGAGACCGTGCTTGAAAACGCCGCCCGTGAGCCAGAAATTGTTGACCTCGCAAACTTTTTGCGGGCCTGCGGCGCAAAAATCGAAGGGCACGGCACGTCCGTTATCCGCATTCAGGGCGTTACCTCCCTGCACGATGGGGAATACCCCGTCATGCCCGACCGCATTGAGGCGGGAACCTTCCTCGTGGCCGCGGGCATTACCGGCGGCGAGCTGATGCTGCGCAACTGTCCTTTCAAGGATCTTGAAGCCGTCATTCTCAAGCTGCGCAGCATGGGCATGGAGATCACCAACACCCCCGAGGGCGTGTTGGCGCGTTGCGCTGGCCCCCTGCGCGGCACGGATGTGAAAACCCAGCCCTACCCAGGCTTTCCCACAGACATGCAGGCCCAGCTTATGGCGCTCATGTGTCTTGCCGAAGGGGCCAGCGTTGTGGAAGAAAGCATTTTTGAAAACCGCTTCATGCACGTGCTTGAGCTCATGCGCATGGGCGCGCAGATCAAGGTTTCCGGCCACACGGCCATGGTGCGCGGCGTGCAGAAGCTCACCGGCGCGCCGGTGATGGCCTCCGATCTCCGCGCCAGCGCATCCTTGGTTCTGGCAGGTCTTGCGGCCAAGGGCGTCACCGAAGTGCGGCGCATCTACCACCTCGACCGTGGCTATGAGAGCATTGAACACAAACTGAATGCCGTTGGCGCGCGTATCCGCCGCGAGAAAGAATAA
- a CDS encoding potassium channel family protein — translation MDKAIAALSGHCVLCGFGLVGRVVAAELAADGVDVVVVETDDKKAEEIESAGYFLVLGDATSDSVMMRVGLDRAKALVASMSNDPANVYVVLSARAMNPDLYIVSRASDNRHISKLKTAGANRVILPHMIGGQSIAQAIQRPLVESFMHRSNTNDEVLLDEFLVSDTSPLVGKSLAEAALTRSHDVIILAIKSQDSPILQKTRADTVVQAGDVLLVAGSKIHLQGLNEMM, via the coding sequence GTGGACAAGGCAATTGCGGCACTTTCCGGCCATTGCGTTTTGTGCGGTTTTGGCTTGGTGGGCCGGGTTGTGGCCGCTGAACTGGCCGCAGACGGCGTTGACGTGGTGGTGGTTGAAACCGATGACAAAAAGGCAGAAGAAATCGAGAGCGCGGGCTATTTTCTTGTGCTTGGCGATGCGACATCAGACAGCGTCATGATGCGTGTCGGGCTCGACAGGGCAAAGGCTCTTGTGGCTTCAATGTCCAACGACCCCGCCAACGTGTATGTGGTGCTCTCTGCCCGGGCCATGAACCCCGATCTCTACATTGTTTCACGCGCCAGCGACAATCGCCACATCAGCAAGCTCAAAACCGCAGGGGCCAACCGGGTCATACTGCCGCACATGATCGGCGGACAGTCCATCGCCCAAGCCATTCAGCGGCCCCTGGTGGAATCCTTCATGCACCGCAGCAACACCAACGATGAAGTGCTGCTCGATGAGTTTCTGGTTTCGGATACATCGCCTCTTGTGGGCAAAAGCCTGGCGGAAGCTGCCCTGACCAGATCGCATGATGTTATCATCCTCGCCATTAAAAGCCAGGATAGCCCCATTTTGCAAAAAACCAGGGCTGACACGGTAGTTCAGGCGGGTGATGTGCTGCTTGTGGCTGGATCAAAAATCCATCTGCAAGGCCTCAATGAAATGATGTAG
- a CDS encoding SPL family radical SAM protein — protein sequence MLNHSATGLRGSRLAQRTNSAAACLRQPAKETPDSGDSWRTWQERRDTSSQDNSTAAQYSGGNEQMHFVKAKGILSAKNGMNIYRGCSHGCIYCDSRSACYGMEHEFEDIEVKENAIELLESALQRKRKKCMIGTGSMTDPYIPAEMEIGNVRRALSLIHEYGFGFTVITKSDRILRDLDLLQKINEKTKCVVQITLTTHDEELCKKLEPNVSTTRERFNVLLRLRDAGIPTVVWLCPILPFINDTKENIAGILEYCAEARVRGIINFGMGMTLRHGNRQYFYSQLDRHFPGMKERYIRTYGTQYILSSPNNKYLMDFFRHYCSQRGIMHEPEQIFQYLSTLEEKQASKQLSLFG from the coding sequence TTGTTAAATCATTCAGCAACGGGCCTGCGGGGCAGTAGATTAGCCCAGAGAACAAACTCTGCCGCCGCTTGCCTGCGCCAGCCTGCGAAGGAAACGCCCGACAGCGGGGATAGCTGGCGCACATGGCAAGAACGGCGCGACACGTCAAGTCAAGACAACAGCACCGCTGCACAATATTCAGGCGGGAACGAACAGATGCATTTTGTGAAGGCGAAGGGAATTTTATCCGCTAAAAATGGCATGAACATCTATCGCGGATGTTCGCATGGATGCATCTATTGCGACTCGCGCAGCGCTTGCTATGGCATGGAGCATGAATTTGAAGATATAGAAGTTAAAGAAAACGCCATAGAACTTCTTGAGAGCGCGCTTCAGCGCAAACGCAAAAAGTGCATGATTGGCACAGGTTCCATGACGGATCCCTATATCCCGGCTGAAATGGAAATCGGGAATGTGAGAAGGGCTTTGTCGCTGATACATGAGTACGGTTTTGGCTTTACCGTGATCACAAAGTCAGATCGAATATTGCGCGACCTCGATCTGCTGCAAAAAATTAATGAAAAGACCAAGTGCGTTGTTCAGATAACCTTGACCACACACGATGAAGAGTTGTGCAAAAAGCTGGAACCCAACGTAAGCACCACAAGGGAGCGCTTTAATGTGCTGCTTCGCTTACGCGATGCCGGGATCCCGACTGTGGTATGGCTTTGCCCCATTCTACCGTTCATCAATGATACAAAAGAGAATATTGCAGGGATCTTGGAGTATTGCGCCGAGGCAAGGGTGCGCGGCATCATCAACTTTGGCATGGGAATGACTCTTCGCCATGGAAACCGGCAATACTTCTATAGCCAGCTTGATCGTCATTTTCCCGGAATGAAGGAAAGATACATTCGCACCTACGGAACGCAATACATATTGAGTAGTCCGAACAACAAATACCTGATGGACTTTTTCCGGCACTACTGTTCGCAGCGTGGCATCATGCATGAGCCTGAGCAAATTTTTCAATACCTGAGTACGCTAGAAGAAAAGCAGGCCTCCAAGCAACTGAGCCTCTTCGGGTGA